One window of Sphingobium sp. HWE2-09 genomic DNA carries:
- a CDS encoding (2Fe-2S)-binding protein, translated as MSITLTVNGVAREIDVPADTPLLWAIRDEVGLKGTKFGCGVGICGACTVHADGIAVRSCSVGVGDIGEAKITTIEGLAPTPGDHAVQAAWVAEQVPQCGYCQPGMVMAVAAMLATTPKPTDADIDEQITNICRCGTYPRIRRAIHRAAVTLSSSPGDPR; from the coding sequence ATGAGCATCACCCTGACCGTCAACGGCGTCGCGCGCGAGATCGATGTTCCGGCGGACACGCCATTGCTATGGGCAATCCGGGACGAGGTTGGCCTCAAAGGTACGAAATTCGGTTGCGGCGTCGGCATCTGCGGCGCGTGCACCGTCCATGCCGATGGCATTGCCGTGCGCAGCTGTTCGGTCGGCGTGGGCGACATCGGCGAAGCGAAGATCACCACGATCGAAGGGCTGGCTCCGACGCCCGGCGACCATGCCGTGCAAGCCGCCTGGGTCGCCGAGCAGGTGCCGCAATGCGGCTATTGCCAGCCCGGCATGGTCATGGCCGTCGCGGCGATGCTGGCGACGACGCCCAAGCCGACCGATGCCGACATTGACGAACAAATCACCAATATTTGCCGCTGCGGCACCTATCCCCGCATACGTCGCGCCATCCATCGCGCGGCTGTGACCCTTTCATCCTCTCCGGGAGATCCACGATGA
- a CDS encoding hydroxymethylglutaryl-CoA lyase has translation MYPTMVEIVEVSARDGLQNEDMVFPTERKIALIRHMIAAGAKRLEVASFVRADRVPQMADAEAVIAGLGALPDEVVTIGLVMNKHGALRALDTTIRQIGAVCVASDSFAQRNQGQTSMELVDVAIDIIRLSHSAGRSAQVTIGAAFGCPFEGEVDPDHVVAMARRLAEADPSEIALADTIGVAVPQHVFDLVSRVREAIAPIPVRVHLHNTRNTGIANGWAAVQAGAATLDSAVGGIGGCPFAPAATGNIATEDLLYMLDRSGVATGLDLTRTIEAAQWLSTQMERTLPAMVSRAGPFPRPTL, from the coding sequence ATGTATCCCACGATGGTCGAAATCGTCGAAGTGTCCGCACGCGACGGCCTGCAGAATGAGGATATGGTCTTTCCGACCGAGCGCAAGATCGCGCTGATCCGGCATATGATCGCCGCAGGCGCAAAGCGGCTGGAAGTCGCGAGTTTCGTGCGGGCCGATCGGGTGCCGCAGATGGCCGATGCCGAAGCGGTGATCGCCGGGCTGGGCGCGTTGCCGGACGAGGTCGTGACCATTGGCTTGGTGATGAACAAGCACGGGGCATTGCGCGCGCTGGACACGACGATCCGCCAGATCGGCGCGGTGTGCGTGGCGAGCGACAGCTTTGCGCAGCGCAATCAGGGGCAGACGTCGATGGAATTGGTGGACGTCGCGATCGACATCATCCGCCTCTCCCACAGCGCAGGCCGCAGCGCGCAGGTGACGATCGGCGCGGCCTTTGGCTGTCCGTTCGAGGGCGAAGTCGATCCCGACCATGTCGTCGCCATGGCGCGCCGTCTGGCCGAGGCGGACCCGAGCGAAATCGCGCTGGCCGACACGATCGGCGTCGCCGTGCCGCAGCATGTGTTCGACCTGGTGTCCCGGGTGCGCGAGGCGATCGCCCCCATCCCGGTGCGGGTTCACCTGCACAATACGCGCAACACCGGGATCGCCAATGGCTGGGCCGCGGTGCAGGCGGGCGCGGCGACGCTGGACAGCGCGGTGGGCGGCATTGGCGGCTGCCCCTTCGCGCCTGCCGCGACCGGCAATATCGCGACCGAAGATCTGCTTTACATGCTCGACCGATCCGGCGTGGCGACCGGGCTGGACCTCACCCGCACGATCGAGGCGGCGCAATGGCTTTCGACGCAGATGGAACGCACCCTGCCCGCAATGGTGAGCCGCGCCGGCCCCTTCCCCCGCCCTACCCTTTAA
- a CDS encoding DUF1838 family protein produces the protein MSSPHQENKPASLVDRRHALALGVGAVALAAAPAQGAVAKRMLDPNNDEDARLIYRKLRYRTDSGLLFSWVKGPYMAVIDGDLIPMYAINLGAISRVTQRPDGGFDLIDLEISFRTDVNTGERLDSLRNPVTGETVPVVVKPQGPNRLLVTRDNEVQISNLPNGTKYEHTHPPVRAFALGNEIVLRDRSHSRVTAPDGSVSMLNEVSTLSGPSSIVLDPSVPTVNARLQANDVRSWPSWLKMGDRAGHLALFGNGGKVSRFEDLPADWRAMLKDSFPDIAADPIAALDRKA, from the coding sequence ATGTCCAGTCCGCACCAGGAAAATAAGCCCGCCTCTCTGGTGGATCGCCGTCATGCGCTCGCGCTCGGCGTGGGGGCGGTCGCGCTCGCGGCCGCGCCTGCGCAGGGCGCTGTAGCCAAGCGGATGCTGGACCCGAACAATGATGAAGATGCGCGGTTGATCTACCGCAAATTGCGCTATCGCACCGATAGCGGCTTGCTGTTTTCCTGGGTCAAGGGGCCGTATATGGCCGTGATCGACGGTGACCTGATCCCCATGTATGCGATCAACCTCGGCGCCATTTCCCGCGTCACGCAGCGGCCCGATGGCGGTTTCGACCTCATAGACCTGGAAATCAGCTTCCGCACCGACGTCAACACCGGCGAGCGCCTCGACAGCCTGCGCAATCCGGTGACCGGGGAAACGGTGCCGGTGGTGGTGAAGCCGCAGGGGCCGAACCGATTGCTGGTGACGCGCGACAATGAAGTGCAGATTTCGAACCTGCCGAACGGCACCAAGTACGAACATACGCATCCGCCCGTCCGCGCGTTCGCCCTGGGCAATGAAATCGTCCTGCGCGATCGCTCGCATTCGCGCGTGACTGCGCCCGACGGCTCGGTATCGATGCTCAACGAAGTCAGCACCCTGTCCGGTCCCAGTTCCATCGTGCTCGACCCGTCAGTGCCCACCGTCAACGCCCGTCTCCAGGCCAATGACGTGCGCAGCTGGCCGTCCTGGCTGAAGATGGGCGATCGTGCGGGGCATCTGGCGCTGTTCGGCAATGGCGGCAAGGTCAGCCGGTTCGAAGATCTGCCCGCCGACTGGCGCGCCATGCTGAAGGACAGTTTCCCGGACATCGCCGCCGACCCGATCGCGGCGCTGGACCGCAAGGCCTGA
- a CDS encoding CaiB/BaiF CoA transferase family protein produces MTNNGALAGIRVIEMGQLIAGPFCGQLLGDMGAEVIKVEPPKQGDPMRVWGHGDAKLWWEVVARNKKSVSANLRIPEGQEIVRRLAASADILIENFKPGTLEKWGLGPDALHAINPRLIIVRVSGYGQTGPYASRAGFGGIGEAMGGWRYIVGDADRAPSRMGVSIGDSLAATYGCMGALAALHARERTGKGQVVDSALYEAVLQVMESLVPEYMVSNHVRQRTGSVLEGVAPSNVYPCVDGEYLIGANQDAIFGRLCQAMGRPELASDPRYATHVARGDRQHELDALIADWTRTLTVEDLEALMIKHSIPAGKIYRAAEMLEDPHFAAREALVEVDSPRWGPFKMQNSFPKFSDTHGGIRSLAPQEIGQHNDEVYRDLLGMDDAEIARLKAADAI; encoded by the coding sequence ATGACGAACAATGGCGCCTTGGCTGGCATACGCGTGATCGAAATGGGGCAGTTGATCGCCGGTCCCTTTTGCGGCCAGTTGCTGGGCGACATGGGCGCGGAAGTCATCAAGGTCGAGCCGCCCAAGCAGGGCGATCCGATGCGCGTATGGGGCCATGGCGACGCCAAATTATGGTGGGAAGTGGTCGCGCGGAACAAGAAGTCCGTGTCGGCGAACCTGCGCATTCCCGAAGGCCAGGAAATCGTGCGGCGTCTGGCGGCGAGCGCCGACATATTGATCGAAAATTTCAAGCCCGGCACGCTGGAGAAATGGGGGCTTGGCCCCGACGCGCTACACGCCATCAACCCGCGCCTGATCATCGTGCGGGTGTCGGGCTATGGCCAGACCGGTCCCTATGCGTCGCGCGCCGGGTTTGGCGGGATCGGCGAGGCGATGGGCGGGTGGCGCTATATCGTGGGCGACGCGGACCGCGCGCCCAGTCGCATGGGCGTGTCGATCGGCGACAGCCTGGCCGCGACCTATGGCTGCATGGGCGCACTGGCGGCGCTGCATGCGCGCGAACGGACCGGCAAGGGGCAGGTCGTTGACAGCGCGCTTTATGAAGCGGTGTTGCAGGTCATGGAAAGCCTGGTCCCCGAATATATGGTGTCCAACCATGTTCGCCAGCGGACCGGATCGGTGCTGGAGGGCGTCGCGCCATCCAACGTCTATCCCTGCGTCGACGGCGAATATCTGATCGGCGCGAACCAGGATGCGATCTTCGGGCGGCTGTGTCAGGCGATGGGGCGGCCGGAACTGGCGAGCGATCCCCGCTACGCCACCCATGTCGCGCGTGGCGACCGGCAGCATGAACTGGACGCGTTGATCGCGGATTGGACGCGGACGCTCACCGTCGAGGATCTGGAAGCGCTGATGATCAAGCACAGCATTCCGGCGGGGAAAATCTATCGTGCGGCGGAGATGCTGGAAGATCCGCATTTCGCGGCGCGCGAGGCGTTGGTGGAGGTGGACAGCCCGCGTTGGGGTCCGTTCAAGATGCAGAACAGCTTCCCCAAATTCTCCGACACGCATGGCGGCATCCGCAGCCTGGCGCCGCAGGAAATCGGCCAGCATAATGATGAGGTCTATCGCGATCTGCTGGGTATGGACGATGCGGAGATTGCGCGGCTGAAGGCTGCCGACGCTATATAG
- a CDS encoding NAD-dependent succinate-semialdehyde dehydrogenase, which produces MPFTDFLKQSAYIDGAWVAADDGSTLAVTNPATGEQIGTVPNMGAAETDRAIAAAQAAMPAWAARTAKDRSTILRRFFDLMMANQDALGELLTREQGKPLAEAKGEIAYAASFIEWFSEEAKRAYGDVVPGHAADRRIVCLKQPIGVVGAITPWNFPAAMITRKIGPALAAGCTVVLKPASQTPFSALALAALAEEAGVPKGVFNVLTGSARAIGGALTASPIVRKISFTGSTEVGRELMRQSADTIKKLSLELGGNAPFLVFDDADVDAAVEGAIASKFRNAGQTCVCTNRFYVQDGVYDDFVAKLAKRTTALKLGNGMDGGVDTGPLIDDAAVAKVEEHVADALSKGATVVAGGDRSPLGGTYFTPTVLSGVTADMKIASEETFGPLAGVIRFTDEAEAIAQANDSEFGLASYFYSRDLSRVWRVAEALEAGIVGINTGLISTEVAPFGGVKQSGLGREGSSHGLDDYMEIKYLCMGI; this is translated from the coding sequence ATGCCCTTCACCGATTTCCTGAAACAATCCGCCTATATCGACGGCGCATGGGTTGCAGCCGACGATGGCAGCACGCTGGCCGTCACCAACCCGGCGACCGGCGAACAGATCGGCACGGTGCCCAACATGGGCGCGGCCGAAACCGATCGCGCCATCGCCGCCGCGCAGGCCGCGATGCCCGCATGGGCGGCGCGCACAGCCAAGGATCGCTCGACCATATTGCGTCGCTTCTTCGACCTGATGATGGCCAACCAAGATGCGCTGGGCGAATTGCTGACCCGCGAACAGGGCAAGCCGCTGGCCGAAGCGAAGGGCGAAATCGCCTATGCCGCCAGCTTCATCGAATGGTTTTCGGAAGAGGCCAAGCGCGCCTATGGCGATGTCGTTCCCGGCCATGCCGCCGATCGCCGCATCGTCTGCCTGAAACAGCCGATCGGCGTCGTCGGCGCGATCACGCCTTGGAATTTCCCCGCCGCGATGATCACCCGCAAGATCGGCCCGGCACTGGCCGCCGGTTGCACCGTGGTCCTCAAACCCGCATCGCAAACGCCTTTTTCCGCGCTCGCACTGGCGGCACTGGCCGAAGAAGCAGGCGTGCCCAAGGGCGTGTTCAATGTGTTGACCGGCAGCGCCCGGGCGATCGGCGGCGCGCTGACCGCCAGCCCGATCGTGCGCAAGATCAGCTTTACCGGATCGACTGAAGTCGGGCGCGAACTGATGCGCCAGTCGGCTGACACGATCAAGAAGCTCAGCCTGGAACTGGGCGGCAACGCGCCGTTCCTGGTGTTCGATGATGCGGACGTCGATGCGGCCGTCGAAGGCGCGATCGCGTCCAAATTCCGCAACGCAGGCCAGACCTGCGTCTGCACCAACCGCTTCTATGTGCAGGACGGCGTCTATGACGATTTCGTCGCCAAGCTGGCGAAGCGCACCACCGCGTTGAAGCTGGGCAACGGCATGGACGGTGGCGTCGACACCGGCCCGCTGATCGATGACGCCGCCGTCGCCAAGGTGGAGGAACATGTCGCCGATGCGCTGTCCAAGGGCGCGACCGTGGTGGCCGGTGGCGACCGCAGTCCGCTGGGCGGCACATATTTCACGCCTACGGTCCTGTCGGGCGTAACCGCGGACATGAAGATCGCGAGCGAGGAAACATTCGGCCCGTTGGCCGGCGTCATCCGCTTCACGGACGAAGCCGAAGCGATCGCCCAGGCGAACGACAGCGAATTTGGCCTTGCCAGCTATTTCTACAGCCGCGATCTGTCGCGGGTCTGGCGCGTGGCTGAAGCGCTGGAGGCCGGGATCGTCGGGATCAACACCGGGCTGATCTCCACCGAAGTCGCACCGTTCGGCGGGGTGAAGCAATCGGGCTTGGGCCGCGAAGGCTCCAGCCACGGCTTGGATGACTATATGGAAATCAAATATCTCTGCATGGGCATTTGA
- a CDS encoding formylglycine-generating enzyme family protein, whose protein sequence is MKFLALSLLALSGLVSAQTASAKPATPKPGTTFRDCADCSQMVVVAPGRFTMGADGGEPERYEGPVHEVTIRKGFAIGVVPVTYAQFAAFVKATGHKAATDCILPRDGTYAVAKGVGWADPALGRKPRANDPVVCIDWRDATAYVAWIAKKTGKPYRLLSEAEWEYAARAGAKSLYPWGDNPADACRYANLLDASAAPSAVVEGKANSCSDGYATLAPVGSFAPNAFGIRDMIGNVWTWTQDCYVMPYPAAAVDERPYEAGTCDRRSVRGASWATNVTRARPTFRGRDPVDRVSQLFGLRIAMDLP, encoded by the coding sequence ATGAAGTTTCTGGCCCTTTCCCTTCTGGCCCTGTCGGGGCTGGTGTCGGCCCAAACCGCATCGGCTAAGCCCGCCACGCCCAAACCCGGAACGACCTTCCGTGATTGCGCCGACTGTTCGCAAATGGTCGTGGTCGCGCCCGGCCGTTTCACTATGGGCGCAGATGGCGGCGAACCGGAACGCTATGAAGGCCCGGTGCATGAGGTGACGATCCGCAAGGGTTTCGCCATCGGCGTGGTGCCTGTCACTTATGCCCAGTTCGCGGCCTTCGTGAAGGCGACGGGGCATAAGGCGGCGACCGACTGCATCCTGCCGCGCGATGGCACCTATGCCGTGGCGAAGGGGGTAGGCTGGGCCGATCCCGCGCTGGGGCGCAAGCCGCGTGCCAATGATCCAGTGGTCTGCATCGACTGGCGCGACGCGACTGCCTATGTCGCATGGATCGCGAAGAAGACGGGCAAGCCCTATCGCCTGTTGAGCGAAGCGGAATGGGAATATGCGGCGCGCGCGGGCGCGAAGTCGCTCTATCCCTGGGGTGACAATCCAGCGGACGCCTGCCGCTACGCCAACCTGCTCGACGCCAGCGCCGCGCCCAGCGCCGTGGTGGAGGGCAAGGCCAATAGCTGCTCCGATGGCTATGCCACGTTGGCGCCCGTCGGCAGCTTCGCGCCCAACGCCTTTGGCATTCGCGACATGATCGGCAATGTGTGGACCTGGACGCAGGACTGCTATGTCATGCCCTATCCGGCGGCGGCGGTGGACGAACGGCCCTATGAAGCGGGCACCTGCGATCGGCGTTCGGTGCGCGGCGCGAGCTGGGCGACCAACGTCACCCGCGCCCGCCCGACCTTCCGGGGGCGCGATCCGGTCGATCGGGTGAGCCAGTTGTTCGGCCTGCGCATCGCGATGGACCTGCCATGA
- a CDS encoding xanthine dehydrogenase family protein molybdopterin-binding subunit, whose amino-acid sequence MRDALPADRVISLNRRGFLALGGGLAVGAALGVPDKAGAQTPDARLNAYVTISPDGAVEIVTPGAEMGQGVADALPRIVAEELDADWSRVTVRLSGASSAFAAKNKRQRSANSDAVTGYYDVLRQVGASARAMLVAAAAARWSVDPGTITTQDGRLTHAASGRTMVYGDVAVDAAKIPVPTSVPLKDRKGFRLIGQNFPRKDIPAKVDGTALFGMDLVLPDMLYAAIRHVPVAGGTLGPVAPEPALAVPGVRKVVPVGNAVGVVADRYWQAQKGALALDLSAQPGPRIDSATLRQRIVAGLDRSDGWLPFPIAFDGQKPDMGASADTIDNMLAAASVKVEATYEVPYLAHATMEPLCCTALVQGDSCEIWGPLQCADVVAPELAKITGLPAEAIMVNRTYLGGGFGRKNERDFVHQAVRLAMAVPGRPVMLIWPRDEDMRNDFYRPGFAARLTAGVAADGSITAMRGRISGQPLSTMSQFRFPGLADGAVAGGLLSPDYALGAQRIDAVEIDGPVRTGYWRSVSGSQNGFFSEAIIDEIAAKLKRDPLEYRLAIAKDDPRTRAVLQQVGEKAGWGKPMPKGHGRGIALATGWGSRCAMVVEVAVEGKALRVDRIVCAFDCGQQIAPDNIVSQLEGAAIFGLSAALFGKITLKDGAVVEGSFGDYPVLLMRSAPRIEVHLVSSDAPVGGVGEAGVPAIAPALCSAIHAATGRRIRALPIIDAGFEVTA is encoded by the coding sequence ATGCGCGACGCCTTGCCCGCCGATCGAGTGATTTCCCTCAATCGCCGGGGGTTCCTGGCGCTTGGCGGCGGCCTCGCCGTCGGCGCGGCGCTGGGTGTCCCGGACAAGGCGGGCGCGCAGACGCCGGACGCCAGGCTCAATGCTTATGTGACGATATCGCCTGACGGCGCTGTCGAGATTGTGACGCCTGGCGCCGAAATGGGGCAGGGGGTCGCCGACGCCCTGCCGCGTATCGTGGCGGAGGAACTGGACGCAGACTGGAGCCGCGTCACCGTGCGGCTATCAGGCGCCAGCAGCGCCTTTGCCGCGAAGAACAAGCGGCAACGCAGCGCCAATAGCGATGCCGTCACCGGCTATTATGATGTGCTGCGGCAGGTCGGGGCCAGCGCCCGCGCAATGCTGGTCGCCGCCGCGGCCGCGCGATGGAGCGTCGATCCGGGTACGATCACGACGCAGGATGGGCGGCTGACCCATGCTGCCAGCGGTCGGACCATGGTCTATGGCGATGTCGCCGTCGATGCCGCCAAAATCCCCGTGCCCACGTCCGTCCCGCTCAAGGACCGCAAGGGCTTCCGGCTGATCGGCCAGAATTTCCCGCGCAAGGATATCCCGGCCAAGGTCGATGGCACGGCGCTGTTCGGCATGGACCTGGTCCTGCCGGACATGCTCTACGCCGCCATCCGCCACGTGCCCGTCGCTGGCGGCACCCTGGGTCCGGTGGCGCCCGAACCTGCCCTGGCCGTGCCGGGCGTGCGCAAGGTCGTGCCGGTCGGCAATGCGGTAGGCGTCGTCGCGGATCGCTATTGGCAGGCGCAAAAAGGCGCACTGGCGCTGGACCTGTCCGCGCAGCCCGGCCCCCGCATCGATAGTGCGACGTTGCGCCAGCGGATCGTTGCGGGCCTTGATCGCAGCGATGGCTGGCTGCCTTTCCCGATCGCGTTTGACGGGCAAAAGCCCGACATGGGCGCCAGTGCTGACACGATCGACAACATGCTGGCCGCCGCGTCGGTCAAGGTCGAAGCGACCTACGAAGTCCCCTATCTCGCCCATGCGACGATGGAGCCGCTTTGCTGCACCGCGCTGGTGCAGGGCGATTCCTGCGAGATATGGGGACCGCTCCAGTGCGCCGATGTCGTCGCACCCGAACTGGCGAAGATTACCGGCCTGCCTGCTGAGGCGATCATGGTCAACCGCACCTATTTAGGCGGCGGCTTCGGGCGTAAGAATGAGCGCGACTTCGTGCATCAGGCCGTGCGCCTCGCCATGGCAGTGCCAGGACGCCCGGTCATGCTGATCTGGCCGCGCGACGAAGATATGCGCAACGATTTCTACCGGCCCGGTTTCGCCGCGCGGCTGACCGCAGGCGTCGCAGCCGATGGCAGCATCACGGCCATGCGCGGCCGTATCTCCGGCCAGCCCTTGTCGACCATGTCGCAATTCCGCTTCCCCGGCCTTGCCGACGGCGCGGTCGCGGGCGGGTTGTTGTCGCCCGACTACGCGCTTGGCGCGCAGCGGATCGATGCGGTGGAGATCGACGGGCCGGTCCGCACCGGCTACTGGCGATCCGTCTCGGGATCGCAGAACGGCTTCTTCTCCGAAGCGATCATTGATGAGATCGCCGCGAAGCTGAAGCGCGATCCGCTCGAATATCGCCTCGCTATTGCGAAGGACGATCCCCGCACCCGCGCGGTCCTGCAACAGGTCGGCGAAAAGGCAGGCTGGGGCAAGCCGATGCCCAAGGGTCATGGGCGCGGCATCGCGCTCGCCACCGGCTGGGGATCGCGCTGCGCCATGGTGGTTGAGGTCGCGGTGGAGGGCAAGGCGCTGCGCGTCGATCGCATCGTTTGCGCCTTCGATTGCGGACAGCAGATCGCACCCGACAATATCGTCTCGCAATTGGAAGGCGCGGCGATCTTCGGCCTGTCGGCCGCTTTGTTCGGCAAGATTACGCTTAAGGACGGCGCAGTGGTCGAGGGCAGCTTCGGCGACTATCCCGTCCTCCTGATGCGCTCCGCCCCCCGCATCGAGGTGCATCTGGTTTCCAGCGACGCGCCGGTCGGCGGCGTCGGCGAAGCGGGCGTCCCCGCCATCGCGCCTGCCTTGTGCAGCGCGATCCATGCCGCAACGGGCCGCCGCATCCGCGCCCTCCCGATCATCGACGCCGGTTTCGAGGTGACTGCATGA
- a CDS encoding alpha/beta hydrolase-fold protein, with product MFALVPAIAQAAPPPACVETTALQRRLEYESVEVGADRHILFRLCAPRAQSVKLSSSELPMVPNGLDGKAAGLPITRDAQGYWTARIDTPVKPGPYRFAFNVDGVDMADPQGMQFSESFRGVRSVLEVPGEEAAFQSWRADVPHGLVSTIDYRSDALGIMRRAHVYTPPGYEGAGGKRYPVLYLVHGAGDSDDSWTSIGHAHLILDNLIAAGKAKPMIIVMPFGHTPARDGVERMRNTDFGADLADRLIPYIDAHFRTLKGSAHRAMAGLSMGGAHTIHFGLARPDLFGPIGIFSIGLTQGAQIDAYRAAHDAALKARAKINAPVFYGFGRDDFLYAMSAPTRQLMDDYHIRYLYRESGGGHDWPNWRDYLHEFAPLLFR from the coding sequence TTGTTCGCTCTGGTTCCTGCCATCGCGCAGGCCGCGCCCCCACCTGCGTGCGTCGAAACCACCGCGCTCCAGCGTCGGCTCGAATATGAGTCGGTGGAGGTCGGCGCCGACCGCCATATCCTGTTCCGCCTGTGCGCCCCCCGCGCCCAGAGTGTGAAGCTGAGCAGCAGCGAACTGCCCATGGTGCCCAACGGTCTGGATGGCAAAGCTGCGGGCCTGCCGATCACCAGGGATGCGCAGGGCTATTGGACCGCCCGGATCGATACGCCGGTTAAGCCCGGCCCCTACCGCTTCGCTTTCAACGTCGACGGCGTCGATATGGCCGATCCGCAGGGGATGCAGTTCAGCGAGAGTTTTCGCGGCGTCCGATCCGTGCTGGAGGTGCCGGGCGAGGAGGCCGCGTTTCAAAGCTGGCGCGCCGACGTGCCGCACGGCCTCGTCTCAACCATCGATTACCGCTCAGACGCGCTGGGCATCATGCGCCGCGCCCATGTTTATACGCCGCCGGGCTATGAAGGGGCAGGGGGCAAGCGCTATCCCGTCCTCTATCTGGTCCATGGCGCGGGCGACAGCGACGATAGCTGGACATCCATCGGCCATGCGCATCTGATCCTCGACAATCTGATCGCGGCGGGCAAGGCGAAGCCGATGATCATCGTCATGCCGTTCGGTCACACGCCCGCCCGCGATGGCGTGGAGCGGATGCGCAATACCGATTTTGGCGCGGATCTGGCCGATAGGCTGATTCCCTATATCGATGCCCATTTCCGGACCTTGAAAGGGTCGGCGCACCGGGCGATGGCCGGGCTATCGATGGGCGGCGCGCATACGATCCATTTCGGGCTGGCGCGCCCCGACCTGTTCGGGCCGATCGGCATCTTCAGCATCGGTCTGACCCAGGGCGCGCAGATTGACGCCTATCGCGCAGCCCATGATGCTGCACTGAAAGCCCGCGCCAAGATAAATGCGCCGGTCTTTTACGGCTTCGGGCGCGACGATTTTCTCTACGCCATGTCCGCGCCGACGCGACAGCTGATGGACGATTATCATATCCGCTACCTCTATCGCGAAAGCGGCGGCGGCCATGACTGGCCCAACTGGCGCGATTATCTCCACGAATTTGCGCCGCTGCTGTTTCGCTGA
- a CDS encoding MFS transporter translates to MTNATMNGAAADRLPVKLCLGFGVGTVGVSIMLNTVTAYFPAFCSTVLGKSPEIAGYLLMISKLYDVLADIAVGMMSDRTRSRWGRRRPYLLAGALVSALSFLMIFAPPEMSDSAITLYMLAALVLYSTGYTLFNVPYMTMPSEMTASRYERSRLLSFRTVFVSIGQLLAVAATASIISAGGGGRTGYMVMGVVMALIIFSAMLTCFFGTAKARQLEATRPEIHADAGQIRLLLRNRPFMLLVGAKIFQFLAFASTATTTLLFMLNVLGVGYTGQMIYSMSANLVVAASMPLWLWLERRFGKRNAYLLGIAVMCAVSLSWLVTGKDVSTAELLTRGVIFGFGSGGMILLSISMLGDTMAYDRELTGQGREGLLSSVIAMIEKIAFAGGVAVVGIYLKVANYVPTRNGALVEQPQSAVHALYICYALIPVALFLLNALCIWFYTLGGRQPAPAVIDPEPAGF, encoded by the coding sequence ATGACCAACGCTACCATGAACGGGGCAGCGGCGGACCGGCTGCCGGTGAAACTTTGCCTGGGCTTTGGCGTCGGCACGGTCGGCGTGTCGATCATGCTCAATACCGTGACGGCCTATTTCCCGGCCTTCTGTTCGACGGTCCTTGGCAAGTCGCCGGAAATTGCCGGCTATCTGCTGATGATCTCCAAACTGTACGACGTGCTGGCGGACATTGCGGTCGGCATGATGAGCGATCGCACGCGCAGCCGCTGGGGACGTCGCCGCCCCTATCTGCTCGCAGGCGCTTTGGTGTCCGCCCTGTCGTTCCTGATGATCTTCGCGCCGCCCGAAATGAGCGACAGCGCCATCACCCTCTATATGCTGGCGGCGCTGGTGCTCTATTCGACCGGCTACACGCTGTTCAACGTGCCCTATATGACGATGCCGTCGGAAATGACGGCATCGCGTTATGAACGGTCGCGGCTTCTCTCCTTCCGCACTGTATTCGTGTCGATCGGTCAATTGCTAGCCGTGGCCGCGACCGCCAGCATCATTTCGGCGGGCGGCGGCGGCCGCACCGGCTATATGGTGATGGGTGTGGTGATGGCGCTCATCATCTTCTCGGCCATGTTGACCTGCTTCTTCGGCACGGCAAAGGCGCGCCAACTGGAAGCGACACGGCCCGAAATCCACGCCGATGCCGGACAAATCCGCCTGCTGCTGCGCAACCGGCCCTTCATGCTGCTGGTCGGCGCCAAGATTTTCCAGTTCCTCGCCTTCGCCAGCACGGCGACGACGACACTGCTGTTCATGCTCAACGTTCTGGGCGTCGGCTATACCGGGCAGATGATCTATTCGATGAGCGCCAACCTGGTGGTGGCCGCGTCCATGCCGCTGTGGCTCTGGCTGGAACGCCGCTTTGGCAAGCGCAACGCCTATCTGCTCGGCATCGCCGTCATGTGCGCGGTTTCGCTCAGCTGGCTGGTCACGGGCAAGGATGTGTCGACCGCCGAACTGCTGACCCGTGGCGTGATATTCGGGTTCGGATCGGGCGGCATGATCCTGCTGTCGATATCGATGCTGGGCGACACCATGGCCTATGACCGCGAACTGACGGGGCAGGGGCGTGAAGGGCTGCTGTCGAGCGTCATCGCGATGATTGAAAAGATCGCCTTTGCAGGCGGCGTCGCAGTGGTCGGCATCTACCTCAAGGTCGCAAACTATGTGCCGACCCGCAATGGCGCGCTGGTCGAGCAGCCTCAGTCAGCGGTCCACGCCCTCTATATCTGCTACGCGCTCATTCCGGTGGCGCTGTTCCTGCTGAACGCGCTGTGCATCTGGTTCTACACGCTGGGCGGACGTCAGCCCGCCCCGGCGGTGATCGATCCCGAACCCGCGGGTTTCTGA